GAATATAGCCACGAACATGGGTACAAACACTGGGGGCTGATGCTTTCTGGCCTGCAAGGTTGTTCTGATCCCTCTGCGATCGAGGGCGTTACAGTTCCTCTTTGGGACAATCCAACCGAACGTGAACCAACGCCAATCGAAATAAAGCTTTCAGCCTGGCTTACAGTAGCTTCTGATGCAGACGGACTCATGTGGTACTGGGGAATATCGTCACCAGGTGACCCGCCAGATTGCGATGAAGAAGGCCATGGCAATTATTTGCCTGGACTTCTTGAATGGGACGGGTCACCTGATTTTTGCAGCGATGGAGGTGCGCGAATAGTAAGGACAGAGCGTTACTATGCCGCAAAGGAAGTCTGCAATGAGATCCATGAAATCGCGCCAACGATTGAGTCATTGGAATTTGGCGGAACAACCGCAAGCCAAGTTTTCACTGAAAACTATGATAATTCGGCGTTTCCGGACTCTCTCCGGCTTTATCTTGACAATTGGATAACTTACAATGGACTTTCGTACCAGTCAGTCGTAAAAGATATTCGTACTGATGCATGGGATACTGTCGCTGGCGACTGGACAGATGACGCAGGTGATTATGCGCAGCTTTCGTATTGGAAAGGGCTCGGCGAGGATCCTGATTTCTGGTTCCTCGTCGTGAATAGACGCGCCCTTGCTCACGAGAAAGCAAAGGTCCGTGTTGAGATTGGCGCGTTAGAGCCTGGACTTGATTATGTAGTGCATTACCAACTTGCTGACAGCTTTGCCGAGGCCGTGCAGTTTCAGGAAGGTAACCACCTACCATTTGATGGAGCTTATCGCCAAAAGTTCGAAGTTGTCTTGCTGCCAGGGGAGGCCGAACTTGTTCATTTCTTTGTGATGGACACCAGCGACCTTGTGATTGAGGACACTACCCTAACACTAAAAGCACCTTACTATTACAACCGCAACATATTGCTGGATAATGCGACCGTAATAATTGAACCCGACACGGCACTTCAACGTTATCAGATTATCAAGAACGGTCAGAGTGTCGATCAGTGGAAAGATTCCCTTGAGATTCTGTTTGCGCCCGGTAAGGGGATTAAGCTGATCGAGCCAGACAGCGGATCTAACAAGCTGACTATTCTTGGCAATGACAGCACAAAGATAGTCTTGAAGTGCTCCAAAGGTAGTGGCAACTATTGGAATGGAATCTCCTTTGAAGGAAACCAAGGCGATAGCTTATTGCTAAGGAATACCGTAATAGCCAGCGCAAGCATCGGAGCAAATGCCTATCAGGGACCGGGCTATGCTTCATTTGAAGACTGTGAATTCCGCGCCTGTGCGTTTGGTGTAGTTGGAATTGGACAGCGAGAGTTTCGGATTGATGGCACAAGCTTCCGCGAGAACAAGACTTCTGCTGCATTCTTCACTGAAGGAGTGCAGGCCCAAATCATTGATTGCGACTTCGTTGACAATGAAAAGCACTCTTTGCGAATGTCTCGAAACTGCACAGGAAGTGTTGTGCAATCGAGCTTTGTAAATAACGGAGTTGGCCTAAGGGCAAACGATTGTGATCTTCGCTTACGTTGCGTAACGAGTACAGGAAATCAATCCGATGGCGTCTCTTTGACGAATGGTTCGATTGTAATGGCAGACACATCAAATGGATCTGTGCGCTACTGGGGAACAAATGACATCTACAATAATCGATTCGGCGAAGTTAGCTTGATAGACCCGCGTGCATTTGTGGTCGCCAATGGCGAGAATCGATTCGCTGATTCAAGTAGCAGTAACGCTGGGAAAAACAAGCTTGTGAAAGTACTTTTCACCAGGGAAGAGGCGGCGTACCTCAGATTCACCGGAAACAACTGGGGGGATTTGGTTGATTCTGCCGATATTGCCTTGTGTATTGTTCCTGAATCAATTTCCACAACTCCCATTGACACCGTTTTCGAGGCCTGTGAATGGGGCCAGGCTCCCGGAGAAGATGACGATGAATTAGATTGTTTCGTTGGTGGAAACGTCCTTGAAGAAACAAACAACCTAACGCAAGCGCAGGTTTCTTACAAGGACTTGATTGAGTCGGCGTCAAGTGGTTGCAAGATTGGCACTTCGGTATCTAGGTTGCTAGCAGTGAGTTTCCTCGACGGCGTTCCCATTGACACGACACTTGCATACCTGTCCGATGTGAAACAATCGGCGACAGACCAAGAGCTTGTCTCTGACCTCCTGATCGGGATTTCACACGGATTAGCGATGAAGGGTGATTTAGATAGCGCGCGAACGATACTTGAGGATGTTGTCAGTTACTCAGGTGACACTCTTTCGAGAAAAATTCCAGGACAAGTTGGTTTGCTTTCCCTTGACATACTAGAAGAAACTGCTGACACCGTTGATGGCTTAACTGCCGATGAGCTTGCTACTTTCATTGATTCTTTAGAACAAGTCATAGGTCAGTATGAAGTATGGTCACAATACGAGATCACAGACAGCGTGGTGATGTATGCGCCAATGCGGGTGGACAGTGTGATCAACGTGCGGGGGGACGGAGTCTTGACGATTCTGCCACACCCTAGCTACAAGAATCCTACCATCGAATTCGTCGATCAAGGTGCAATCAAAGTGTGGGGCACGGACACAACCAAGGCGAAGGGTAAACTCTATGTTTATGGGGAGCCAGACAGCCGAATTACGCTCCACTGGGCGGATTCTACAGGCACGAAGAATGTCTTCTCTGAACGTGGTTTTGTTAAGCTAAGGGATGCCGATTTTGTTGGAAACGGATTTGTCAATCAGACCCAGGATCTCACCGGTTATTTTAGTGGACTGCGTCGGGCGACGTTCCAAGCGGACTCTTGTACCTTCTCTTGGTTTGATGAAGGTGTAATGGTGCGTGCCACGGATACAACCAGTTACATGCGAGCATGCACATTTTCATATCTCGGTGGCAATGCGTTCTGGTATTCAGGGTTTGGCGCCGGGTTGGTCATGCTGAAGTCAGATGGATTTGTTATTGAAGACTGCGTATTTGATTCCAATGACGGAGTCGGAATATACCACGGGTTTGCAGAGGATGTTGTCATCAGAAATTGTCAGATCCGAAATGGCGCGAAAGCCGGCATCTACGGAGCCTCTTCAACCGGCGGTTCAGCACGCCTCGAATGCTGCACCATTGAAAGCAATGGCGACACATTGCCCGAGTTGTGGACATTGGGTGTAGTCTATGATCTTGTTGGCAGTCATTGCAGTTTTTCGGATAGCATGGGTCCGCTGATCAAATCAGACGATCCTTCGTATGTCGATCTCGAAAACGGAGAAAACTACTTCGAGGTGTGGAATGAGGGTTACTATGTCCAATCCGGTGACACAAACGAGACTTGGGATGTCACTTGGAACACATGGTCACCGTCAGTTCCGGGTGACGGGGATTTCTACGATTACCTGTGGCCGCACACATCATCCAAGTGGACACTGGATTCGTCACTCGCTTCATTCGTCAGCTGTGGGGAATACGGAACCTCGTCAATCGGCGGAGAATCGTGGCTGATTGTTGATCCGTTTGCGGAGGAGTCTGGAACGATGTCCATGGATGATGAAGAGTCGCAATCCGCATCACTGGCACTACCAAGCCAAATTAGTACAAAGCAGGCTACAAAGGAACGCACAACCAAAAGCGCGTCTAAATCTGTGACGAAAGCTCCAACCGAAAAGCTTATGGCTAATCGCAAGTTGGCCAACGCGGAGCGTATCGCGATGCATCACAAAGAACTTTCCGAATGGCGTGATCTGCGAAACGCTAATCGAAGCGATGTTCGTCAATCAGCGATCAAGTTTATTGAAGAAAACCGCTATTCTGAATTCGTACCGGCTGCACTTAGGGTAGTTGCGGGCGCGGCAAGGGAGCGCGGAATCGCAAAATACTCCAGCAAGTATCTTTCGGACTTTGCGGCCACTACCAAGAACATAAAGCAGCGAGTTTTGGCAGAACGGTTGTCGTACGAAGCTTTGGCTCTAGAAGGAAAACCCGGCGCCGCGCTTGCCGGCCTTGAATCCATGATGGAAAATGCCACTACGCCACGTGATTCAGCTCTTGCCCTACTTTCAGCAATGCAGATTTACTGCGACAACCATGGTTCGGGTGATCTTCAGGTTAAGTACAACCAAATTGCGGTTACGGATCCTTACGACCTTGTTAGGCGCACGCTGCAATTGTCTGAAAGACTCGACGATCCAACACTTGGTGAGCAGGTCACTGATACGGCCATACCGACGTCCTATGCACTGTACCAAAACTACCCGAATCCGTTCAATCCGACGACGGAGATCCGTTTCGATCTTCCCGAAGCAATCCACGCGGAACTGAAGGTGTTTAATATCCTCGGCCAGGAAGTTGCGACGCTCATGGATGACATGCGACCTGCCGGCGCCTATCGCCTTCTCTGGGACGGCAAGAACGCCGCCGGAATGACCGTCGCATCGGGTGTGTACATCTACCAGCTGAAGACGCCAAACTTCACCAACGCAAAGAAAATGATGCTGCTCAGATAGCATCTCAGGCTGACTTGAAATTAAAGGCCCCGGCGAAAGCTGGGGCTTTTTGTCTATGGTTCGCAAGTCTTGCATTGCTCCTTATCCTATCGTAAATTGTAACAAACTCACGAGACCCGCGCTTTCTGTGTTATCCTCCACGTTTGAAGGTTAAAACAAGGCAGAAAAATCGTAACATTACCCGTGAAATCGACCGGGAGTCATTTCGCTGATTTCTGTCGATTTGTTTCCATAGACGCGGGTCACAACTTGTCCACACTTTTTTGGTCATATTTTGGTCAACTGCATCGGAAGAACGCCATGAACCACTTGACATCATCAAAACTGCTTACTATCATAGCCTCAGGTCTTGGGAAACTGGTTGGACAACGAACCTCGGAGGCCTTGATCATGACGCGAATTCTCTCTGCATTCAATTTTCTGAAGCGGGTGGGGTTCGCGATTTTGTTGTTGGGGGGCCTGCTGTATGCCCAGCCGTACGAGCCATTTCGGTTGTACGATATGGTTGGAGACACAAACCAGCGAATTGGGGACGTCATATTCGAGCCGTTGGGTGACCAAGACGGGGACGGCTACACGGACTTCTTGATTAACATGGACGTTCTCAATGGACATCTTCGGATCATGTATGGCGGAGAGGAACCTCCCTACCGCACACTGGATTTTGCTTATTTGGATGTGGATACATCAGCGCAGACGTATTATTGGACAAATTACAGGCATAATACGGGGAAGTCAGCGTGTGCCGACTATACGGGCGATGGGATCGTCGACATATTTGTCGATCTCAAGCAGGACTTTTATGATCAATGCGACGCCTATATGTTTATCGGCGGCGGTGGCCCGGAAGAGTTCGACACGATCTGGGATTGGCGAAGTAACTATCCGGAAGCGTCGCACTTTGTGACGGGGCTGGGCGACTTCGACGGCAACGGAATTCCGGACTTCACGCGTGGAGGAGGTGCCTTTGCCGAAAGTTTTCTGTGGTATTTCAGTTGGTCGTGGCCAAACCCTCCCACAGAACCGACGTGGATGATCAATCGTGATGGTCCGGGCAACAATGGAAATTTCGCTGATTGTCAAGGGGTCGGGGATATCACGGGGGATGGGTGGCCGGATTTTATGGAATTCGTCTGGTATCCCGATTGGAGCAGGCATTACGAAGTCTGGTACGGCGGGCCAGAAGCGGATTCAACAGAAGACTACGCGCTGAATACAGATACACTGGAGTACGCAACTTGCTGCTACGGTATTTATGGTGACCTTAACGGAGACGGTTTGGCGGACTTGGGGTCGTACATTTTCGATCCGTTCGCTCCGCAAACGGGACCGGCTATCTATTACGGTCGGACACCGCTGAACCTAACGGAACCGGACGTGATGCTGGAGCATCATTCCGGTGAACAGATCACACCGGATGATGGACAAATTGTCGGCGACATCAACGAAGACGGGTACAATGATCTTGCCTTTCGGGACAATCAACGCGGGAGTTGCTACCTCTACTTAGGCGGCAACCCAATGGACAGCTTGTGGAGTTTCTATTTGCCGGTGGCGGAGTTTGACGGTTTTCGCACTATGTTAGTACGCGGTCTTGGAGACTTTAACGGTGATGGGATTGATGACTGGGCGATCTCTGGAAAAAAGTCCGTGGCCGGCGGTGTGCTTTCCAGGGTCGTGGTTTTCGCGGGCGACCGCAACTGGGGCGTCCCGGTGTCAGAAGAGCGGCCGGATGTCCCACACGATTTTGTATTAGGCACTCCCTTTCCCAACCCCTTCAACTCGGAGGTCATTGTTCCCTTAACCATCAGCCGCGTTGCGGGCAAACTGGATGTTTCGATTTACAACACACTTGGTCAGTTGGTCTACTCTTTTCCTGACCAGCATCTGACTCCCGGGAACACGCACTTTCTAAGATGGAATGGTACAAACCAAACGGGAGAAGCGCTTGCGTCGGGAAACTATTTCGTACACGGTAAACTCGGACAACAAGTACAGACGGCGAGGCTTGGATACCTAAAATGAGAACACTCTTCACACTTTTCCTCTTTGCAACCATCATACACGCCCAGCCGTACGAGCCGATCCGGTTGTACGATATGGTTGGAGACACAAACCAGCGGATTGGTGACGTCATATTAGAGCCGTTGGGTGACCAAGACGGGGACGGCTACGCGGACTTCTTGGTGAATGTCGACGGACTCAACGGGCATTTGCGTCTTGTCTATGGAGGACCCGAGCCTCCCTACCGCACTTACGATTTTGCTCACTTAGACATGGACACCACGACACGGACACTTGTATGGACGAGCTTCCGCTTTAACACGGGTAGTACAGCAATGGCCGATTACACAGGCGATGGAGTTACGGACGTCATGGTGGATCTGAGGGACTACAATGCTCATTTCCAGTGTGACGCCTATATGTTTATCGGGGGTGGTGGTCCGGAAGAGTTCGACACGGTCTGGGATTGGCGGAGTAACTATCCGGAAGCGTCGCACTTTGTGACGGGGCTGGGAGACTTCGATGGAAACGGAATCCCGGACTTCACGCGTGGAGGAGGTGCCTTTGCTGAAAATTTTCTGTGGTATTTCAGTTGGACATGGCCAAACCCTCCCACAGAACCGACGTGGACGTATGAGCGGGTGAATCCTGGTTCAGCAGGAAATTTCAGTGCATGCCAAGGGGTCGGTGATATCACGGGAGATGGCTGGCCGGATTTCTGGGAACACCTTCGATATCCTGACTGGAGTTTGCATGACGAAATCTGGTATGGCGGACCGGAAACGGATTCTATACCGGATTTTCAATTTGAGGTAGACACTTTGCCGTACCTGATAGACGTCTATGGTATTTTAGGTGACGTCAATGGGGACGGGATTGATGACATCGGGGGGTATGTGTTTGATCACTTTGCTCCACAGACCGGGCCTGCAATTTTCTACGGCGGACTGCCGTTGAATGTAACGGAACCGGATGTGATGTTGGAACACAATTCAGGGGAAGCGGTTTGGCTGGACAGGGCACAGACGGTCGGGGACATCAACGACGACGGCTATGAAGACATTGGTGTTGTAGATATCAACCGGTATAGCTGCTACCTCTATTTAGGCGGCAACCCAATGGACAGCTTGTGGAGTTTCTATTTGCCAGTGGCGGAGTTTGACGGTTTTAGCACAATCTTGGTGCGAGGGATTGGCGACTTCAACGGTGATGGGATTGACGACTGGGCGATCTCTGGCAAGAAATATAGTCCTACGATATCCAGAGTCGTCGTTTTTGCGGGTGACCGCAACTGGGGCGTCCCGGTGTCAGATGAGCGGCCCGATGTCCCACACGACTTCGTATTAGGCACTCCCTTTCCCAACCCCTTCAACTCGGAGGTCATTGTTCCCTTAACCATCAGCCGCGTTGCGGGCATACTGGATGTTTCGATTTACAACACACTTGGACAGTTAGTCTATACTTTTCCTGACCAGCATCTGACTCCCGGGAACACGCACTTTCTAAGATGGAATGGTACAAACCAAACGAGAGAAGCGATTGCGTCGGGAAACTACTTCGTACAAGGCAAATTCGGACAACAAGTACAGACGGCGAGGATTACATTGCTTAAGTAAAGGAGAAAGTCATGAAGTACGCAGGGAGGATTTTTCAAGTAGGGTTGCTGCTTTTGTGGATTCTATTCTCAGTCGGAATATCGGACGGAAAGAGCAAGTCGGATTTCCTCAAGGGCATCATGTTTTCACCGGGAGATGAGAGGATGCACTGGTGCGAAGACTGTGATACATCTTCTGGGGGATGGGATTTCAGGCGAGATTCGCTCATCGACTCACGTGGCGGCCTACAGGATGCGTTTGCGGACATGGATTCGCTGAATATCAATTGGTACTATCAATGCTATTTGACAAAACAAGACATTCAAGAGCTTGACCGCCCCGATCTATTCTTTTCTACGATTGCCTTGCCAGGGCATATGGAACAGTGGCTCGAAGCGTCACGATGCAATATGGACGTCGGATGGGAGCTTGAGAGGCATAGTCAAAGCTATTCCATAGAACTCGGCACGCGCACACTTTGGCCGGGTGCGAGTAATACAGTTGCAAGCACGGTTCCAGATCCGGACGTACCCAATGATCCCAACATTATGATTATGGAGACTATTGCAGGCACGGATTCTCCCGGTTGGATCATCCAGCCGGGTTCGTGGGAAGCGCAGAATACTAGTCAATTGGAAGACCCCAACGTCCGCCTGTTTAGTAGAAACGATGGCACTTCGAGCACACATCATCGTTGGGCAGGCGGCAACTTCGACCGTTGGTACCGGAGAGCGGGAGGCAGAACGGGGTTCTCCTTCATTCCATACTGCAAGATTCCTGCTGAAGCCCAAAGCGGCGATACCGTTGCCGCAATTGTCGTGTGCATGGCTACCCACACTGGTCACGCCACGGTTCCAGATAGCTTAGACATGAGAACGCCAGAGCAGGTTGGACTGCACCCCGAGGGCTGGAGAGAGTCTCCAAGAAGTGTTAGTTTAGGGGGATTGGAGAAAGGAGTGCAGGATGTCAGGTCAGAGACGGAGGTTTTCGGATGAGTTTAAGGTTCAGGTGGTGCAGGAGGTGCTTCAGGGAGCGAGTCAGGCTGCGGTAGCCCGCCGGCACAATGTGTCAGCGAACACGATTCTGCTCTGGCAGAAGGCTTACAGATCCGGTCGCCTGGGGGGAGGGGCGACCGGCGCGGTTTCGCCTGAAGTGCGGGCATTGGAAGTGCAAGTGGCGGAGCTGCAGCGGTTAGTCGGGAAGAAGGAAGAGCAGATCGAGTTTCTAAAAAAAACCGCCCGGCTACAAGAACAGCAGAACGCAGACAGGCCGTCACCTTCGAGCGCGGGACGTTCACGCGGAAAGAAGGATGTGCGCTGATGGATCTTCCGGAGAGCACATATTACTACCGTTCACGCACAGCGGATGACCGCCTGGCGCGAAGACTCGATTTGCAGGACCGGATAGAAACGTTGGCGTTTAACAAAGCCGGTTATGGCTATCGGCGCATCACCGCCGAGCTGCGTCGGCAAGGTGTGATTGTAAACCGCAAGCTCGTCTTGAAGATCATGAAAGAATCAGATCTGCTGGTCAGGCCGCTGCGCGGATTTACGATCACCACGGACAGCAGACATACGCTTCCAGTCTATCCGAACCTCTATCAGAACCAGTGGCCCACTGCGCCCGACCGCATCTGGGTGGCGGACATCACCTACATCCGTTTGCCGCTGGGCTTTGTCTATCTCGCTGTGATCCTTGATGCGTTCTCACGCAAGGTCGTGGGGTGGGCGCTGTCGAAAAGTCTCGAAGCCGATCTGGTCATCGAGGCCTTGACCATGGCTCTTTCCGAACGCAAACCACCTCCGGGCTTGATCCACCACAGTGATCGCGGTGTGCAATACGCCAGCCATGTTTACACCGATCTACTCAAGCAGTACGGCGTTCACATCAGCATGTCCCGCAAAGGCAATCCCTACGACAACGCGGTCGCCGAAAGCTTCTTCAAAACCCTCAAAAAAGAAGAAGTCTATCTGTCCGACTACCGCACCCCCGAAGAGGCACGGCGGCAAATCGGACGGTTCATCAACCAGGTCTACAACACAGAACGACTACACTCGGCCCTCGGCTATACGCCCCCCGCCGAGTTCGAACTTCAATACAATCAAACCCAAAACGCCGCCTAAACTAATTGGATACCGACTCCAAAATTTGGGGTGCAGTCCATTCTGTTCGGATCAGATTGATGGACTTGTCCAGTACTACAGATCTCTAAGTCCAATGCCGATTAATACCATAAACACGATGGGATGTTCCGACTTCTTGAGTCCGCCGGAAGTCGTGATTCAAGTTTCCGAAATGTCTCTGTTGATATCGTGGACGCCAATCCATAATGCAACAGCTTACGACATCGAACACAGTGACTCGCCGGATGGTCCCTTTGTATTTGTTGAGAGCACAGGAGCTACTTCAGTCGCGATTCCAATCAGCGAAGATCTTATGAAGTTCTACCGCGTCATTGCAAGGAACTAGCGCCAAGTATTGACAATCATCTTTAAACATGTGAACACCCCGAACACTACACCACAAAGTGAGGATAGAGGGCGGACGCTTGGAACTAATACTCCGCAGTGTTGGCCCTCTTCTGGTCCCACCCTTGGCCGTCACTTGGTTTCACTTGGTGCCGAATACAATGATGAACATCGCCTCGTTTAGCAAGCATGACATTGCAAATCAGACATTCTTCCTGAGCAGCAAGACTGTTAACTGGCCACTTCCCCACCCTAGTTTCAGGACCTGGGTCACGTGATTGGCCGTCACTTGGCACCGTTTGGTGGCGTTTGCGTGACCCAGATTTGACCCCGTTTGGTGGAGCTTGACATCGCAGGCGAGTTAAAACAAGTATTTACATGCGTTTATTTGTGGAACTCTCACGCCGGTAACACGGGTTCGAATCCCGTACGCGCTACTAAAAATCAAGCCCTTAGGTTGTTGCCTAAGGGCTTTTTGCTATTTGGGACCAGCGGATAGCGTTGAAGATTCGGCACTCTCGCTCAGGCACCACTGATCCAAGATACTTAAGCATCATTGACCCGTCCAGAATGATAACAGTAAGATGAAGCATCCGTGCAATCAGGGGAACTGCCCCTGAGTTTGATCCAAGTTGATTGAAATGTATGCATATGGCTCATCATTTGCACCCTAATAGGGAAAATGTAGTGAAAACACCACGGAGTACCCAATGGTACCGAAAAGCAGCAAATCCATGGTCGTGCACAAGGCGCAGAGCTTCCAAATTGACCCGCACGCGGCCATTTCCGAACTCAGAGAGAAGTTGAATTGTCCCAACATGGCTGGTGTCGTCTTCTTTTGTTCGGTTGATTACGACTTGGAAGCGCTGGGTCAGGAATTGAAGAGCACGTTTTCATGTCCGGTAGTCGGTTGCACGACGGCCGGTGAAATCGGGCCGAACGGATACAGCGACCATAGTATCACGGCATTCAGCATGGAAACCGAGAACCTTGAAATTCACCCGTTTCAAATTCCGGAGCTCGACAAATGCGGGGCCATAGAGCTTGAAGAGATATCTGGGCGAATAAAAGAAACGATTAGAAATCGTACGTCGGAACTGCCGGACACTAAGCCTTTCGGATTTTTCCTGATTGACGGATTGTCTTTGAAGGAAGAACAAATTATCGGCCAGTTGTACTACACACTTGAATCACTTCCGATTGTCGGAGGCTCGGCGGGCGGCGGAGCTAATTTTGATCCAACGTTCGTCTATTTCGACGGGAAGTTTCTGGCGAATTCCGCGCTGTTTACTCTGTTCATAACTTCTCATCCGTTTGAAGTCTTCAGGACACAGCACTTTGTTCCAATGGAAGGAAAACTGGTCATCACGAAAGCAAAGCCGGAAGAACGGCTGGTGATGGAAATAAATGGCAGACCCGCTGCTCAGGAATATGCCCGCTGCCTCGGACTCTGCAACGATGACTTAACAAGCGAAGTTCTCGCCATGCACCCCGTGATGCTGAAACTTGGCGGCGAGTACTATGTCCGCTCGGTAATGCGCAAGCTGGACGACGGATCCCTGCAGTTTGCTTGCGCAATTGACGAGGGTCTCGTATTGACAATGGCTGACGGCGTGGACATCATTGACAACCTGCAAAACTCGCTTGACGAACTGTCAAACAGAATGAACCCGCAGGTGATTATCGGATGCGAGTGTTTCTTCCGCAAACTTGAGGTTATGGAAAAAGACATTCGAGATTCGATCAGCAGAATCATGTCCCACCACAACGTGATAGGATTTCACACGTACGGTGAGCAGATAAACTCGGTGCACGTGAATCAGACATTCACAGGAGTCGCAATCGGAGCGGAATAATGTCTGACATGCGGGAATTAGAAGACCGACTTGCCGAACTCGAAGACGAGCTTACGAGCCTGCGGGCGATCAATGCCGCGCTGATGAGCCG
This region of Calditrichota bacterium genomic DNA includes:
- a CDS encoding FIST C-terminal domain-containing protein: MVPKSSKSMVVHKAQSFQIDPHAAISELREKLNCPNMAGVVFFCSVDYDLEALGQELKSTFSCPVVGCTTAGEIGPNGYSDHSITAFSMETENLEIHPFQIPELDKCGAIELEEISGRIKETIRNRTSELPDTKPFGFFLIDGLSLKEEQIIGQLYYTLESLPIVGGSAGGGANFDPTFVYFDGKFLANSALFTLFITSHPFEVFRTQHFVPMEGKLVITKAKPEERLVMEINGRPAAQEYARCLGLCNDDLTSEVLAMHPVMLKLGGEYYVRSVMRKLDDGSLQFACAIDEGLVLTMADGVDIIDNLQNSLDELSNRMNPQVIIGCECFFRKLEVMEKDIRDSISRIMSHHNVIGFHTYGEQINSVHVNQTFTGVAIGAE